In Blastopirellula sediminis, the following proteins share a genomic window:
- a CDS encoding DUF3386 family protein gives MIRRTFCLLVLLAAPLAAAEPTSTEISAVQLLADARDQRIVWNGIPGFTAELVVSLDGKTETGTIDVSSDGEMKISGVSLAEDKTIGRALDSLIAHRFRDEANEAGEEAYFDPKDPGTALGKLIEKSGGLMESQSRVKDGVIHEVIRRSKTGSFTITVVNVYRNPEGKYLPQVFTISNWDADGNLTASATVENVWKRVGDWDLPVSHTAIRTSDKGERKVVRVEFNHPQLKTK, from the coding sequence ATGATTCGCCGAACCTTCTGTCTGCTGGTACTGCTGGCCGCTCCTCTGGCCGCCGCCGAACCGACTTCCACCGAGATTTCCGCTGTGCAATTGCTGGCCGACGCCCGCGATCAGCGGATCGTCTGGAACGGCATCCCCGGCTTCACCGCGGAACTGGTCGTCTCACTCGACGGCAAGACCGAAACCGGGACGATCGACGTTTCGTCGGACGGTGAAATGAAAATCAGCGGCGTTTCGCTCGCCGAAGACAAGACGATCGGCCGCGCCCTCGATTCGCTGATCGCGCACCGTTTCCGGGACGAAGCGAACGAAGCTGGCGAAGAAGCTTACTTTGATCCGAAAGATCCCGGCACCGCCCTCGGCAAGCTGATCGAGAAAAGCGGCGGCTTGATGGAAAGCCAATCCCGCGTGAAAGATGGGGTGATTCACGAGGTGATTCGCCGCTCGAAGACCGGTTCGTTCACCATCACCGTGGTCAACGTTTATCGGAACCCGGAAGGGAAATACCTGCCGCAGGTCTTCACCATCAGCAACTGGGACGCCGACGGCAATCTGACCGCCAGCGCGACGGTCGAAAACGTCTGGAAGCGGGTCGGCGACTGGGATCTGCCGGTCAGCCACACCGCGATCCGAACTTCTGATAAAGGAGAACGGAAGGTCGTTCGTGTCGAATTTAACCATCCGCAGCTGAAAACCAAGTAA
- a CDS encoding Kelch repeat-containing protein produces the protein MLRKLTSALAVALLVSAIIAPAQAHFLWLVESDNPKVLNLYFSEGPYADEPAILKRVEDAVAYKVFSDKEPEQIKFTLADEELKSEELKGRGESLYALTRSLGVMERGGEKFLLQYNAKTGPTLGKSAWKRDASKLVTLDVVPTLQDGEAVFTVTFAGKPVEGAEVSVDGANGKEKAETDSQGIAKFAANKAGLYAVRAKYVEPKSGQVGDDKYDSIRHYTTLTLPVIPKLNETLSAYPDLPEAVTSFGAAVIGDALYAYGGHTGDAHHYYYEAQNGSLQKLSLKKDAKWETVAEGPKLQGLAMVAHGDKLYRIGGFTAMNKEEEEGRNLVSQADVAAFDLKTGKWSDLPKLPEPRSSFDAVVLGDKIYVIGGWALNGEDKDSTWHKTAYSLDLSQPSAEWTAIAEPPFQRRANSVGVANGKIYSIGGMQEEGGPTTRVAVYDPEAKTWSEGPELPGGNMDGFGTSTFAQGGKLYVSTMSGRLVRLADDGKSWETVGGLTNERFFHRMLPVGKDQLILLGGASMTVGKFSEVDVVNLK, from the coding sequence ATGTTGCGAAAACTGACAAGCGCGCTGGCCGTTGCGCTGCTCGTATCGGCCATCATCGCGCCGGCCCAGGCCCACTTTTTGTGGCTGGTCGAAAGCGATAACCCGAAAGTCCTGAATCTCTACTTCTCGGAAGGGCCGTACGCGGACGAGCCAGCGATCCTGAAGCGGGTCGAAGACGCCGTCGCTTACAAAGTGTTCAGCGACAAAGAGCCGGAACAGATCAAGTTCACACTGGCCGACGAAGAACTGAAGTCGGAAGAATTGAAAGGGCGCGGCGAATCGCTGTACGCTTTGACCCGGTCGCTGGGCGTCATGGAGCGCGGCGGTGAGAAGTTCCTGCTGCAGTACAATGCGAAGACCGGCCCGACGCTGGGCAAATCGGCCTGGAAGCGGGACGCGTCGAAGCTGGTTACGCTCGACGTCGTACCGACGCTGCAAGATGGAGAAGCGGTCTTCACGGTGACCTTCGCCGGCAAGCCGGTGGAAGGAGCCGAAGTGTCGGTCGACGGCGCCAATGGAAAAGAGAAGGCCGAGACCGACTCGCAAGGGATCGCCAAGTTCGCCGCCAACAAGGCAGGCCTCTACGCGGTTCGTGCGAAGTATGTCGAACCGAAGTCGGGCCAGGTCGGCGACGACAAGTACGATTCGATTCGTCACTACACCACGTTGACGTTGCCTGTGATTCCGAAACTGAACGAAACGCTCAGCGCTTATCCCGATCTGCCGGAAGCGGTCACCAGCTTTGGCGCCGCGGTCATCGGCGATGCTCTGTACGCCTACGGCGGTCACACCGGCGACGCGCATCACTACTACTACGAAGCGCAGAACGGCTCGCTGCAAAAGCTGTCTTTGAAGAAAGACGCCAAGTGGGAAACGGTCGCCGAAGGGCCGAAACTGCAAGGCTTGGCGATGGTCGCTCACGGCGACAAGCTCTACCGCATCGGCGGCTTCACCGCGATGAACAAAGAAGAAGAGGAAGGTCGCAACCTGGTCTCGCAGGCCGACGTCGCGGCGTTCGATCTGAAGACCGGCAAGTGGTCCGATCTGCCGAAGTTGCCGGAGCCGCGCTCGTCGTTTGACGCGGTCGTCCTCGGCGACAAGATCTACGTGATCGGCGGCTGGGCCCTGAACGGCGAAGACAAGGATTCGACCTGGCACAAAACCGCTTACTCGCTCGACCTGAGCCAACCCAGCGCCGAATGGACCGCGATTGCCGAACCGCCGTTCCAGCGTCGTGCGAATTCGGTCGGCGTGGCCAACGGCAAGATCTACTCGATCGGCGGGATGCAAGAAGAAGGCGGGCCGACTACCCGCGTCGCCGTTTACGATCCGGAAGCGAAAACCTGGAGCGAAGGGCCGGAACTGCCCGGCGGCAACATGGACGGCTTCGGCACGTCGACGTTCGCCCAAGGCGGCAAACTGTACGTCAGCACGATGAGCGGCCGTTTGGTTCGCCTGGCCGATGACGGCAAGTCGTGGGAGACGGTCGGCGGGCTGACCAACGAACGGTTCTTCCACCGCATGTTGCCGGTCGGCAAAGACCAACTGATTCTGCTCGGCGGCGCCAGTATGACCGTTGGCAAGTTCAGCGAAGTCGACGTGGTCAATCTGAAGTAA